The DNA sequence ggaagaaaaaaaaaataaaaatggaagatcACTCGTGGCAGGAGCAAAATCCTTaagtgggagagagaagatggGATCCAGTGCATATGGTTTGCCCCTGGATGGAAACTGAGTTTATCCACTGCAACAAGACAGAAGGCAGAGAATCTGGTACAGGTACTAGTAAGTTGACAGATTTGGTCAtgggaagattttttattttatttatttttaaaaaaatttgtttagagACAGCATGTACCAGtgagggttggggggagcagaaggagagggagagagagactctccagcagactccctgctggggtTCGATTTCCCCAACCCTGAGATTACATAACCTgtgcctaaatcaagagttgcttaacccactgagccacccaggcgccccatagaaaGGTCTTTTAAAgggtcttttctattttcttggtgcAAGAAGAGGAAGATTATCAGATGagggtgaggggagagaaggTGGCTTGAGGAGGGTTGAAAAGAGAAGTAGCCACCTTGGAGAGGAGGGGAGTGCACAAATTAGAGAAACACGGGAAGACTGCCAGGCAGAGCTGAGGGCTCGTGTGATGGTTCTCGGGACCATTCTATGACAAATACTGCAGTTGGTTAAGGTGAAATTATTTGAGTAGAGCCAGGGAGACCTAACTAGGTTGCCTGGGTAATTATGTACCCTTTCCATTCCACATCACGAAACGGCCAAGTTCCAAGTGTCTGGGTTTCTTAACCAGCTAACATAACTAAAAGGAAGCTACCACACTGCAGCGAGAAATGGAATAAATTCAGTCACTTTATTTTTCCACTTCTGTCATGTTCCTTGGACAAACACTGATTCAAGTGCGCCATTTAATTTTGAATCTGAAAACCAGTTTAGCACGGTTTCACATCTGATGCATCGGTTTTCCAGAAAGCCAGAAAGCTGTGTTCTGTtcggaaagagaatgagaaagactCTAAGAGAAATGAtcatttcttaaatttgctaAGTGCCTAAGCCAAATCAAATAGAATTTACCAACGGGTGGGAAAATTTAATTATATGAATAAAACCATGGACTGTGAGGTTTCAGTAATAGGAGAAAACATCAGGGAAATGATAAGGCACTCATttccaagagagaaaataaaaggttcTGTCTAATTCTGACAgtcaagattaaaagaaaaaaaaaagaaaccaactgtATCAGCCTTTTATTTATTCTCGATGCACTAACAGTGCTGTATCTGTCTGAAGACTGTAAGGAACAATGGCCcgaagaaatacatcaacaaaactcagcttggtttttaaaaattatcctctTCTAATATTTTGTGCACTGATTTGAATGAGGCTACAGGTGCTCTGTCAATTTCAGTATTTAATATCTGCCCGGGGGGTCTGctatatttgaaacaataataaTTTATCCAGTGCATTTCTAACCATTAGTGATTATAGTAACTATCATTGTTTGAGCACTTCCTCTGTGGCATGGATCATATTTCTGGTAAACAAACCTATGAAGTAGGTGTGATTTTCATTCCCTTTTCCATCTCTAGCTAGTCATTTCTCAAACCCCTCATCTTCTCTAACCTGCCTGCCCAGGATATGGCTGTCAGCGttcttggaacttttttttttttaagattttatttatttatttgtcagagagagagagagcacaagcagcgggaacagcaggcagagggagaagtattctccccgctgagcagggagtctgatgtggggctggatcccaggaccctggaatcatgatctgagccaaaggcagaaactaagccacccaggcatccctcttggATCCCACTTCTAAACTAAGAGGCAGTAGTACCTTCACCCTCTGGTTCCTTCTTCCTTCATAGTACAAAGCTGTTTAAGGCCTAaacctgaaaatttaaaaatttggcaGTTCTAAATGCTGATCATTGTATACTTCTTGATCTCACACAAACATAACCTCATCCTCCTTAAAGTATTTTGCTCTAATGAATACTTTGCCCTAATGAAGACTTTTCAAAGTCCAGGAATTgctgaagaaagaggaaaaaatgttagAAGATCTATAAACTAATCACCATTACCATGAGCTACTTTGTAATTGGGGTGAGTTCTCTGTAATTTGGGACCGAGGGgtagtaaatattatttttttaaatccccaacttttttttaagttttttaaaaatttatttatttgacagacagagatcacaagtaggcagagaggcaggcagagagggggaagcaggctctctgctgagcagagagcctgatgcaaggctcgatcccaggaccctgggatcatgacctgagctgaaggcagaggttttaacccactgagtcacccaggcactccaagtaaatattattattattcaatacTCCATGCAATATTATTTTTTGAGCTTAATCTAGAATTATGCAAGATGGCATAATTCATCTCAATATTCACTGAATAAAACTGCAACCCTGAGCTTTAAGGAAaagaattagaaaggaaaatgttaatgTAAGTGGAGACAATGAATCAGTTTATTGCTTCATCTCACTATTTTTTCCTGCTcctctgctctttttaaaaacctggtggccatgggcgcctgggtggctcagtgggttaagcctctgcctttggctcaggtcatgatcccagggtgctgggatcgagccccgcatcgggctctctgctcagcggggagccgttcctcctctctctctgcctgcctctctgcctacttgtgatctctctgtacaataaataaataaaatcttaaaaaaaaaaatctggtggccaggggcaactgggtagctcagtcagtgaagcatctgctttcagctcaggttatgattcctgggtcctgggatagagttccccatccagctccttgctcagcggggagcctgcttccccctctctctctgcctgcctctccgcctacctgtgatctctctctgtctttgtaaaataaataaataaaatattttaaaaaaaaaaaaaaaaaaaaggaaagaaaatccagaGGCCAAACTCACATGGCTTCTTGTAATCATTATGTAATTAAAGTACTTCCTATGGTGAGAGGCAAGTGGGAATCCCAGCTAAAATTACCAGGGTCGGACTCACCCTTGAAGCACTTAGGGATTTCAATGGTGCCATCGATGCACTGAGCATCCTCTGTATAGCTACacttcttttccttattcttgCAGAAGAACGAAACTTTTTCACCATGCAGCATTCCATTCTTTAATTTGTCTTGAAGCTTTACTTTCTGTCCTTGGTACAGCACTGTCCCTTTTTTAACAGATAATTTACAAGAAGCTGAAAGACACAATATACGTGGTCAAGACTTGGGAGTTCAGTGAGTCTTCCTTAAGGACAGTGTGGCAGTTGAATCAGCAGAGGAGTATGCTTCAAACACATTGTTCAAGACAGGAAGATTCCAAGAATATTCATAGGGAGTAACGTCAGTGTCATGGCCAATAGAAGTTCTTTACCCATGGAACCATTAATCGTGGCTTCCAAGACGCCCTTTTCTCCCCCTATAGTATCCACATGGTAAGGTCAGAGCAGAAGCGTCCGATTTTAGGCTTCTGAGAAAAAGAACTTCTACGAGATACTGCCATTTTATATAAACCTCCACTGCTCCACTGAGATCTCATTTATTGAGCTAATGCAGCCATCCAACAGCTACTGTAAGAGTTGACTGATGATACTTCGCAAATGCTCCTTTCTCTGAGAAGTTGCCCTCAGCCATAAGGGAGCCACCTCTTCCAGGAGCAAATCAGACTCCACACCAGGGTCAGGAAAGAGAGCAGACCATAGCCAATGACGGACCAATAAGGGGATACAAAAAGGAGGTCCCCATGCCTTTTGGTGGGATCAACTGGAGTGGAATTCATGGTGCAGAACTACCAAGGAGATGAAATTAAAACTAGACTCTATTGGAAACCACCTGTTTGTTCAAAATTTAGTCCCAGGATCATCAGCAGCTGCATCGCTTGGGAACGTGAGCAAATTCTCAAGTCCTATCCCGGATCTACTGAATCAAAAACTCTGGGTTTAAATaaaccctccaggtgattctgggaCACAGggaagtttgagaaccagtgcGCTACTTGAGCCAACCTGCCTCACTTTCTCCTGAGACACTCACTGAGTAAATCACCTGCACTTGAATCCCTGTCTTGGGCTCTGTTTTTAGGGGACCCCAACATAAGACACTAATAATACATCATTTTGCCTGCTGTGCCtagtttccttttctgcttaaacTTCCCAGCCCTGTAACAACCAGCATAGAAATACAGAGCTAGGGAACTGTTCTCTGCGTAAGCATGACCCTGGATCAAGGATGGACACCTAACTCATAAGGAACCAGTGTTTCCAGGAAAAGATGCCGGTTAGTGTTGAGCCCTTTGCTTAAGAGGTCCTGGTGCAGAGTCAAGGCAGgtttgaggagagagagcagggaaacatgaagatgagagagagagaacatgaggtcACTGAGATACGGAAAGAGTAGCCATAGAGCCTGGCTTCAGTTCAAATCCTCAGGAGGACCAGTTGCATTTCATGTGTTCGTCATTCGTCATCAATGTCCATATGATCACCTGTTGCCTGTTTATGATAAATCCCTATTTCCTTGAACTAACTTGAATGTGTGGTTGGTTTTTTGCAGCAACAAGAAGAGTCTAGACTAGGACAAAGCAGAAAAGGATGCTCACAGGAAAATGAGCATAGGAAACCCACACCATTTTCCACCGTATCATCAATGCTTACAAAGGATCTGTGTATCTCCTACAGTTTCATCTCAAACACACTTGCTAAGCGTGAAGCTCCCCAAGGCACATGTGAGTCCTAAAGTCTTTCACATACAAATAACTGTGAAGCAAGTCTGAGCAACAAGCAGAGAATGATTGGAACAAGAAAACGGCAAGTAAAAGTAATCCACTGGctaagtttggggatgtaggaaGACTGCACCCCTATTTCATACCTTTACAACTTGGTTGTGCAGACCAGTTTCCAAATTTGTTACATTCCACTTCTTCTGGGCCATCCAAGACGTATGTATCATGGCAACCGTATGTGGCTTTATCCTTGTAATAAAGTGCTTGTTTTGCAGGATAGTTCACAAACCCATTGTCTGGTCTTGATGGGAATGGGCATTTTACTTCTAAAAAGTATATTCAGTAAGACATGTTAGTATATATGTAGTACTCTTCCACAGTTACAAAATCTTTACATTCCAATCTCCATTACCCTATTGAGTCACTGGGTGTTTCTGTAACTGGAATTCAATTTCTAGGGACCTAGGTGCTTAATCCTGTCCCCCTTTTCTTATGCCCACAGGACCCTAgatattataaaggaaaaaacaatactTTGAAAGTAAATCAATGAGTTACCAAGTGCTTTGGGCTCTCATACAATAGCAAGTGTTATTTATTCCAAATTTCATCTGCATGCAGTCTAAAATGgtgggttttaaaaaagaaaaaatgattctgCCTCTTTTAATCAACAAACCATGAAATTAGAACACAAAGTCTCCCTCCATGCGCACTAGCTCAACATTATTGGATTTTAGATGGtaaatctaattcttttttttttaagattttatttatttatttgacagagagatcacaagtaggcagagaggcaggcagagagagagggggaagcaggctccctgctgagcagagtctgatgcagggctcgatcccaggtccctgggatcatgacctgaaccgaaggcagaggcttaactcactgagccacccagtaacCCCTAGATGTTAAATCTAATTCTTATGATTGTCTTCAGTCTATAAGAGAAGCCAGAATGAAATATGAAGGAGAAACATGATATTTTTCCTGGCACCTGAATCTACGAgtctataataatattttaaaaatagtccaTGGAAGAAAAGTAAAGCATTTTTCTATAGAAGAATGCCAACTAATAAATATAGGAGAAAAGATAGAAAGTCACCAGTTTGCAACCACCAGTGTTGTAATTGACTAAGTTGGGCATCACCAGAGGATGCTAAAATGTCAGCGAGAGGGTAGATATTCACAGTCTCAAAGTATCACCCACCATTTGCTTCCGAAGAGGAAAAGATGCCTTTACCAAGAGATCTGACACAACCTACCCGACCGAGGGATGAAACAAACCATGACCAGTGATTCCTCCTGATGTGATGGAATGAAATTATTTAGCTTGAATCTAATCACAAGTAAATCATCACCTAGATTCAGAGTATGGAACATTCTACAAGACAGCTAGcctatattctttaaaaatgtcaaggaggggcacctgagtggttcagtcagttaagcagcatctgactctttttttttttttttgtaagatttttatttatttgacagggagagagagagcacaagcaggggaagcagcaggcagagggagaagcaggctccctactgagcaaagagcccgatgtggggctcaaccccaagaccctgggatcatgacctgagccaaagatagatgcttaactgactgagccacccaggcacccaggcatccctaagcatctgactcttgatttttggctcaggtcgtgatctcatggttgAGAGACGAGCCCCAGGTTCAGCTCCACGctggacatggagtctgcttggcattatctttctccttctctctctgcccctcccccccttgcaaatgctccctctctctctataaaaataaaatataaataaataaaaataaaaatgtcaagtaAAGACTACTAAAAAGGCAGGggatcattcttttttaaaaaagattgtatttattcatttatttgagagagagacagagacagagggaatgagcatgagtagggggagggggaggggcagtgggagatggagtggagaagcagactcccagctgagcagggagcacaacacagggctcaatcccaggaccctgagatcatgacctgagctgaaggcagaggcttaacccactgagccacccaggcgcccccaaatcaaATGTTCTTGTGATTCTTAAATTTAGGTAGACTATAAAAGCTTGGGACAATCCGACTACAGCCCAGTTTTTCACCGCCATCTCCTAGAACTCCCCAATTTAAtcctgccttctccccaccaATCTCGCTACCATATTTGACTGTCCCTATATACACCCTGTTCTCTCATGGCTCCCTGACTTCCCATGACTTCCCCTCATTCTCCACTTCTCCTCTTCTGGGAAGCCCTCCCAGGCAGCTCCAAATAGTTCATGGCATTATGTAGAATTCTCCTGACATCAGAAGCCAGGTGTCCTTCATCTGGTATCCCCAAAACCCAGCACACTGCCCAAAACATGTTAGATGCCAATAAACAAGTATTGAACAAGGCCATTGGAAACACTCGATGAGAGTGGAATTTTCCATACTTCTCAAAAATGGGATTCTACACTATCATAATAGTTTTGTCTTGTCCTTGTACCTACCTCTGCATTCTGGTAATGCAGTCCAATTTCCATGTGCTGTGCAGGTAACTGTATCATTTCCAAACATGGCATAATGCGGCAAACATTCGAAGACAGCTTTTGTTCCATAGAGGGAGTGGTTTTTAGTCAATGACTTAAAATCACTAAGGGTTGCGAACTTAGGAATGGATGGAGGAGGGCAGGTTAcagctggaaaaagaaagaacgaTCACTTTTATGAAATAGTTGGGTCTTTTAAAGCTActctttccagaaaaagaaaacaaccaacaaacaagcaaaggttAACTTGAGAAAATGCAAAGTGGGATCAAACGCCAGGGGAAAAACAATCACTTACAAAAGTCATGGAAGAACATATGACCTGAAAAATCAGATGACCGAACCAGtgaaaagactgaaaaatgaagTAAGTCTAAGTCTTGTCCCCACGAATTTGCTTCTTACAATGACACAGTGCATAGTTCTCCATAAGGCTTTGATCCAAATGCTAGATGTTTCTGGAAGTCAGAGTTAGTAGAGGATGGAGGACCATTCTATAATGAAGGCTCATGAGAGCGCTTGGTACAACATCCTCTGTGACATCTTCATTCCACTGCTGTCTTACATGGGTTTGTTCCCACTGAACATCTCCCGCTTCTGCACTCTCAATGTTTGGAGCTTGCACAAGTAACTTTACATGGAGATATGGTCGGGGTTGTCATCTGACCTAACTAATATGGGATTTCAATAAATCCAGGGAGAGTTATACTAACATAAAGGAAGTTAGTGCAGAGCAGAATGTGATTTAATCTGAATTATTTAAATCCTTGCTACTCCAAGTGGGAAGCCTGCTATTAATGCAGCGGCTCAGACGCCATCCAGACTCATGGATCAGAATCTGCCTCTTAACGAGATGCCCAGATGATTCACCTGTCCATTAAAGTACAAGGAGTGTTGGTTTAGATTAGACGGAAGCTAAAGCAGATTTTCTGTTTGTAACCAAGAAGAAAAAGTGACTTTACAGAGTTGATGTAAACCTGCTTCCAAGGGAAACTAGAGGAACAGTGGTGATTTTTACTGCTGAGTAAAGAACTCTAATTTAGCCTTAAAAACCTTTTGTTTGGGTAGTACAACTTTACTCAAATGATCATTGATTTGAAATTGCTTGACTTTTTCACTGGCTCTTGTTAGGACAGATCTCACTGAAATGTTGGGGAACCATAACCATGATTGTGACGTGTGGAACTCCTGGTCAAAGATTGGACTCCTGTGACTCACAATCAGAACACCCTTGCCTCCATCAGCAATGTCCAGAGCCGCCCCTGACTGCATGGCTGAGGGTCCCAGAATAAACCAGCAGTGTGTTTTGAAGCAAACCCACTTCACTCCTATGAGGCAAGGCCCTTTGATGGAGTCTAAGGTCACTGCGAAGGTTACTTTCCTATGTTCCTCATCACTAGACACACTCGCCAAAAGGCAGACCAAAGTCTCCTTCAGCCATACAGCCTCAGTGCTGAGAATAGGACATGACACACATTAGGTCCCCAATACCCATTTTATGTATCTCATAATAAGATCTCATATGAGATAAATATCTCATAAATGAGATATATCTCATATGTATATCTCTTATGTATCTCATAAGTGAGATACATAAATGGGtgaatgtataaatgaatgaatgagatccCAGAGTGGCAGGAAGATTGTTTCCAGTTCTTCTAGTCAAATGATGGCCATCCCAGGTTGACCAATATCACACGTAGCCAAGCCCCTGCCAAAAACTGTGAGAGTGAGGGAAAGAATAAGCCCAAATACCACTGGTTTCACCAGGTGGAGGATACAAATGTGATCAGAGTCGAATGCTTCCCTTCTGTCCTTCCAAAAGGGTTGTTGCATCCTCCAAGGTAAGATGATATCGAGAGGAACACTCTCCGTAAGGATGAGTAACCATCCCAAGGAGTGAGGACTGAGGGGTTTCCAGGCCAGGGAGTGTACAGTGTTGAGACCAGCAAAGTCCCAGGCAAAACAACTAATCCCTCTCCCCAGAACTGGGGACCCACAGACTCACGAGTACAGACAGGAAGGTCAacattccattttccttcctcGGTGCATTGAGCAGAACTACTTCCATTCAGATAAAACCTGCAAAAGGACAATATAACCCATCAGTAAAATCACCCAACGATGGCATCTCAAATGTCCTCATCACTGAGCATTGCCTCGGAGTCATGTTACCGACTTTTCCCCTATTTTGTAAGGCTGTTTTCTTGAGGAGCTCAGCACTCTTAAGGCTCATCAAATCTCCCAGCCCAGGGCTGCAGGGAACTCATGGAAGAATGAGAAATTTCCACAGCTGGAGGCATAGAAGCCAAACCCCCAGATCCCTCTTTTCCAATCAGCAGACCAAAAATAACTGCTTCATACGCAGAGCGAAGAAGCAGCTCTTCTTCAGGGTCACAAAACTGCATCAAACTGAGTCATGGCTACTCTTCATTTCCTAAAACTATTCACTCTACTGAGATAAATGGGTAGAAACAATGTGTCTATTTCCATCGAAAATGTAACATTGTCTCATCCAACCAATTGCTTCAAGGTCCTTTTTCATCAGACCCACAAGTTAATTGGTGTTTCGGATGAAAAGAGTTCATTTCTCTTTCACACATAGTATTTATTCATTTCCAATCCCAAATAAGAATCCTCAGTAAAATTTTGCCCTAAGGTACAGCCAGCTGACCTATACCGACAATGTCACTGGTGGTGACTTTGCTCATAAGGCAGCTGAGCTATGTGACCGACTGGACGTGCTTTCTTAATAGAGATGCTGATCAACGGAACTGCCTTCTAGATGAACACACTCCCTATTTCAACAGAGAATACCCTCCTGGAGATTCCCAGGTCAGTCAGTCAAGTTAGGTTCATATCTAAAGCCCAAGTCCAATTCCTAAAGTATTTTAACATTCATGCCAAGTCCCAGAGATGATATAGAATTACCATCTAGTTTTAAGGGTTCCAATGCATCTCCTCAGTTATGTAACTAACCAGAGGGGAATTTGGATACCAGTAGCAACTTCATGTGTCACTAGATGTTCAagtctccacccctcccccatcccaatgCCACTGTGGTACAGATTAAAAGCAGAACTACAAATGATTTGTATTCAGCAACTCCAGCCTGaaggccaaaaataaaatatgtcctgATATTTAATGTAAGGGCACAGAGATGGTTCTGCCTCTGTTAGCTAGAAGTCCTTACCCAGGATTACAAGCAAAACTGATCGTGTTGGGATATTCAAAAGTTGTGTAACGTACAGCTCCATTTTCTAAGATTCCAGCAAAAGGACATACTCTGGCTGTAATTTAAAGATAGAGAGGTAAATTTCAATTTATAGAGTTTTTTTATTAGAGTAAAAACATGTAAactcagatgcctgggtggctcagtggttaaagcctctgcctccggtgcaggtcgtgatcccaggatcttgggatcaagccctgcattgggctttctgctcagcagggagtctgcttcctttcttctctctctgcctgcctctctgcctacttgtgatctctgtctgtcaaatatatatatatatacacactcattTCTGTTCTTTGATCCAATAACTCTACTGTGAACTATTCTAAGAAAACAACTCAAAATTAGTCAAATGATATATGCACAAAGAGGCTCATTGCACTGCCTAATAACAAAAATCAGACAGCCTAAATGTTTGCCAACAGGTGGCTGTCTTGATTAATTATGGTAAATCAACAGTTGAACTCTTAGGCAGCCAACAAAACATGAATTATGAAGACTATGGAGACACTATCAATATTTACGCCgatgaatatagaaaaatataaaatggtacctACTTTCTGCAATGATGCAAAAATATACACATGGAAAGTaacttgaaaaaatgaaattgttagTATTCCA is a window from the Neovison vison isolate M4711 chromosome 5, ASM_NN_V1, whole genome shotgun sequence genome containing:
- the APOH gene encoding beta-2-glycoprotein 1, whose protein sequence is MISLGLFLFSSFLCHVATAGRTCPKPDELPFATVTPLKRTYDPGEQIVYTCRPGYMTHGGMRRFTCPLTGLWPVNTLRCTPRVCPFAGILENGAVRYTTFEYPNTISFACNPGFYLNGSSSAQCTEEGKWNVDLPVCTPVTCPPPSIPKFATLSDFKSLTKNHSLYGTKAVFECLPHYAMFGNDTVTCTAHGNWTALPECREVKCPFPSRPDNGFVNYPAKQALYYKDKATYGCHDTYVLDGPEEVECNKFGNWSAQPSCKASCKLSVKKGTVLYQGQKVKLQDKLKNGMLHGEKVSFFCKNKEKKCSYTEDAQCIDGTIEIPKCFKEHSFLAFWKTDASDVKPC